CTTATTTGAAGATGGCTCTAGCTCAAATAATTTATCGTAAATTTGGTCTGTTACCACATTCATATTTGCCCCCATATCTGCTGTTTGCGGATTGAAAGAAAAGCCAAACCCATTCGTACAATAAATAAGGCTTTGGTTATATAACTCACTTGGAATACGGGGGGCAGCAAAAATTTTAATGCTCAAACAAATACATGTAAAAAAAGCGAAAAATTTAACCGCTTGTCGATGAAAACTATACATTCTTTTCTTACTCTATTCTGGTTTACCAATCCCATAAACACGTAATTTATTGGCTACTGCTGTATGAGAAATCCCTAGCCTTTGTGCCAATTTACGTGTACTTGGATATTCTGCATAAAACTTACGTAACAATGCGGCTTCATATTCAGCCATAAGTTCATCTAATGTCCCCGTTTCAGGTAACGAAACAACCGAAGAGCCCGAAGATTGACTTGGTAAATTGAGATCTTTAGGCGAAAGGCGGTAACTATGCGATAAAGTACAAGCTCGATAAATCGTATTATAAAGTTCACGTAAATTGCCAGCCCAATGATAATGACGCAACGCATCTAAAAAGTCTTGATCATATTCAAGTTTACTAATCCCTAATTGTTTACAACTTTCTTCGATAAAATGTTCCGCTAACAAAGGCAGATCAACCAATCTTTCTCGTAAAGGTGGTAATGTTAATGTCAAAACATTTAAGCGATAATAAAGATCTTCTCTTACACGACCTTCTGCCACAAGCTGTTCTAACGGTTTTTGACTTGTACAAATCACACGAACATTCACTGAAATTTCTTGATCTGCGCCCACACGGCGAAAAGAACCATCATTCATAAAGCGTAATAACTTTGCTTGCATTTCAAGTGATAGTTCCGCAATGCCATCAAGTAAAACCGTACCGCCATTGGCATATTCAAAGAAGCCTATACTTTCTTTACCGCCACCATGATGACCAAACATCTCTGTTTCCGCCTCATCTTCTGGCAACCCTGCACAATTTACTGCAATAAATTTTTGATCACGACGTTGGCTAAATTGATGACAAGCCTTTGCCATTAAATCTTTCCCGGTTCCTGTTTCACCTTGAATTAATAAAGGGGCATTTAAAGGCGCAAATTTTTTTGCCTGCTCAATGACCGCTAACATTTCCGGCGATTGCGTTAAAACTTGATCAAATGGCTGATTAAAAATTGATTGCTGCGTACTCATATCAAAATGTCCATAATATAGTCATGCCTAAATCATACTCTTAAAACATCTAGTTGGAAAGTTTTGTTTACAGATTTACATAAACATTTCCTGATAAATTTCTATTTACAATAAGCTTTTGATCTTCTAGACTTTATCCGCTTTAACAAGCGGTCATTTTCTCTGACTTTTTTACAAAAATTTTAAGGAATATGCTATGTACTTAGATCAAATCAAAGCAGAATTACAAGAAGCAGCTGATGTATTAGACAAATTTATGCACGATGAAAAAAATATTCAGCTGATTCAAGATGCAGCTTTACTTATTGCGAATAGCTTTAAACAAGGTGGTAAAGTGCTTTCTTGTGGTAACGGCGGCTCTCACTGCGATGCGATGCATTTTGCTGAAGAATTAACAGGTCGTTATCGTGAAAACCGTCCTGGCTACCCAGCTATTGCGATTTCAGACGTAAGCCACTTAAGCTGTGTAAGTAACGATTTTGGCTATGAGTATGTTTTCTCTCGCTATATTGAAGCCGTTGGTCAAAAAGGCGATGTACTCTTTGGTTTATCTACCTCTGGTAACTCTAAAAATGTACTAAATGCCATTAAAGCAGCAAAAGAAAAAGGTATGAAAGTTATCACCATGACTGGGAAAGATGGTGGTCAAATGGCTGGATTAGCGGATGTTGAAATTCGCGTGCCTCATTTCCGCTATGCCGATCGCACTCAAGAAATTCACATTAAAGTGATTCATATTTTAATGATGCTCATTGAATTTGAAATGGCAAAAGTAGCATAATGCAAAAACCTCTCCAAATGGAGAGGTTTCAGACCGCTGACAAACCCACCTTTACAGGCTTTCCGTCAAAGGTGGGTTTATTTTTTGCTGTTTTCTCTCTTTCTTTTGTATTTCACTTCGGATAGCCATTCAAGCGGTCAGTTTTGTGGATTTTTTTACCATTACCGCATATTGATAAAGACTGAGCCATAAAAAGCGTAAAAAAAACCATAACACAAGGGCTATCTTCTTGATATTTTGTGCCATTGCCGCAAGGAAGCATTGCATCTGTACTTTCGACAACCCTCTGTAATGGGCGTAGCGGTGTCCGTGGTGTTGTTTGGCGTCCGCAAAGCTACGCTCTACGGTTTCGGCTCGACGTTTGTAGAGTTTTTTCCCTTGCTCCGACAGTCTCACCGCATTGGCGTTGTCCATCGCAACTTGATAGATATGTCGGGTTATCAGCCTTTCGGCTTTTTGATTTTGGGTGCACTGCGAACGAAGAGGGCAAGTCTGACAATAAGCAGGGTTGGATTTGTAGGTATGGTAGCCTTCTCTTGTAGTGGTGCTGTAAATGAGCGGTTGCCCCATTGGGCAGGTGTAACAGTCCTTGTCCGCATCGTATTTAAAGTCTCGTTTTCTCAGGCTGTTTTTCCCTTTGGTCGGACGGCGATAACCAAACACGCCAATAATCTCTCGGCGAGCCAAACTTTCTGCAATAGGGGCAGTAAAATAGCCGGCATCCAACCCAACGGCTTGGGGGTTGAACTGAAAACGTTGCGTGGTGGCATCAAGGCGGGCGATATAGGGCGGACTGTCATTGACATTCCCTGCCGTGGCAAAGGTATCTAAAATAATCCCGCACTTACCATCGACCGTGCGGTGGTCAAGGTAGAAGAACCCTTTCGGTTTGTTATCTCGGTGCATATAACCACTTTCAGGGTCGGTATGACTGACCTTGGTGTCTTTGAGTTCTGCCGCTTTCTCACTCGCCTTTAACGGCTTTTTTCCTTTTTCTTCTCGCACTTTCGCGACATCTTGGTTGAGCATATCAATGTACCGACTCACACGCACTTCACGCTTTTCATTGTGCTTTTTGTTCTTGTTGGCACCGGCTTTTAAATGGATGCTGTCGGTAAACAGATATTTGCCACCCACCAAGCCTTTTTCCATCGATTGCCACACGATACAGGTAAAAATACGCTCAAATACATCCCTACCATTAAAACGACGAATGCGATTTTGGCTTAATATGCTGGCATCAATCACTTTTTCCGCTAAGTACATCCCTAAAAACCAACGATAAGCCACATTGACCTCAATCTCTTTCACCAATTGGTGTTCGCTTTTAATGCCAAAGAGATAGCCCAACAGCATAATTTTAAACAAACGCACAGGGTCAACGGCAGGACGACCGTTATCTTGGCAATAAAGATGGGCAACCTCATCACGGATAAATTCAAAATCAATGGCTTTGGCGACCTTGCGAACAAGATGGTCTTTGGAAACCAGTTGCTCAAGACTTATCATCTCGAGTTCATATTGAGGAGAATGGGGATTTTTAAGCATAGGCATTTCCTTTTTTCGATATGCCTATTAGATCAAACCTCTAGAGAGATGTCTAGAGGTTTGTCAGCGGTCTGAGAATCCCCATATAGGGGATTCTTTATGGTTATTATAGGGAAAATACATGTTATTGTTGGTTGTTATTTGGGGCAAATACGATTTGCCCCACAGCTAGAATTATCTTCTTTAGTTTATTCAAATAAGCTAAAGAGTGGTGATACACAAAGTAGGATGCCGAAAAATGCAACATACCAAGCTCTGAAACCTTTTAAATCACTAAGGTTTGATACTTTATAAATGAGGTAAACAGGAATTAGACAAGCAATAATTCCGTAGGTTGGTCCTGCAAGCTGTAATAAATATAGCACTGAGAATTTTGTTGAAACCCAAATCCATAATGCAAGAATGATACAAATAGTGACAGCGTAATGTAGAATGGTTTTATTGATTTTATTCTCAGGAATTACACGGCTAAGTAGGTTGGTAACAATACCTTTAACAGATTCTTGCACACCTAAATAAATACCTAAAAATGCAGTGATGATGGAGAATACATTTAAAACACTAGACATGATTTTAATAGCATTGCCCGACATTACTTGTGCTGCAATGGCTAAGGCTGAGATGTTTTGTTCAAATGCTTGTACTGCTTGTTCATGGCTAATAGAAAATGTAAATGAGAAGGCAAAAAATAGAACTACAATTGCCAAAATGATATAGGTGATTCTATTGACTCGAACTGCTCGGTATGCAGCAATTTCTTTATCAGTTTCCACTTTACGATAGGCAATATTCATTGGGTTTAATATTTGTACGAAGAGAATAGAATAGAGTGTGAAAGGTAAAGTTAATAATACATCTCGTAAAAATGGGAGGAATTCAGGAAATGCCGTAATGTTGTCAAAATTCCAATGAGGGATCATTAAAAGTCCAAGAGCCAAAATGATACTGAATTTTACGATAATCATGGGACCTGATACTTTAAATAGTAGCCTTTCCCCTTGTGCAGCAATAGAGACCAATATGCTGAATACTAACAAACTATACCAAGGTGAGTCGGATAGTAATTCTTCTGTTATTCCAAATGTTTTAATGTAGGATGCACTATCAAAAATTACGGCTAATGAATAGGATAGGAAAATCATAATTAATGATAGGAAATAAACCGCACCTAATGCGACGCCCCAGTTTTTGCCTAAATATTGTGAGATGATGTTGGTGTAATCCTCACATTCTTCAGTTCGTGAAAGTGTTTTTAAGTAAAGATCTTGCAAAAAATAAATTGCAGGATATGAAAGTGCAATTGCAACAATGAAAACCCATATTCCTTTTAGTCCTATTTGTACCGGCATAAAAACAATGCCTGCACCAATTGCCATTCCTATACATAAAACTACCCAACCGACATCGTACATGGTAAAAGGAATTTTTTGGAGTTTAGAGTTATTGATTGAAATGTTCTCGTTACGCATAAGCTGCTCCTATTTTTAATAAAATACAATGTCTTTTATTTGTTATTGACTGCTTCACAAATACGTTTCATGCCTTCTTCCACAATACTTCTTGGGCAAGCAAGGTTTAATCGAATAAATCCATCTGAGTTTCTAACAAACATATTTCCGCCTTCTAGTAATACACCGGCTTGATGAGCAAAGAACATAGATAGATCTTCTTCAGGGTTAAAATAAGCACTTAAATCAATCCAACCCAGATAGGTTGCTTCAGAAATTTGATATTTTGCTTTGGGTAAATGTTGTTTCAAATACTCTCCAACAAATTCAAAATTTTTGTCAAGGTAGGCTTGTAATGCAATGAGCCAATTTTCCCCTTCTTCATAAGCAGCTTGTGCCGCCGCAATACTTAATGGATTATCAAAATTATAATGTCTATTTAACCAAATCTGTTTTAGTGTTTCGCTACGAATAATGATGTTTGAAATCATTAAACCCGCCATATTAAATGTCTTACTTGGCGCCATTGCGGTAATTAAACGTTCATAATCAGGCATAATTTTGCCTAAAGGAATATGTTTACGTCCTGTTCTAAGTAAGTCACAATGAATTTCGTCTGAAATTACCCAGAGATTATATTTTTGAATAATTTCAGCTAATTTGTTTAATTCCTCTTGTGTCCAAATACGTCCACTTGGATTATGAGGATTACATAAAATTAATAGTGTAGTTTTAGGATCAGAGGCTTTTTGTTCTAAATCATCAAAATTTATACGATAAAAACCTTCTTCATTAATCAAATCGGAATATACAGCTTGTTTTGCAGAATGGTCAGCTGCGTATTGGAAGTAAGCATAAGAAGGTGTTAGAAATAGCACTTTTTCATCGTCTTTACAGATGTAATCAACTAGCTCAAAGAGTGCCGGAATAATGCCATTTGACATCACTAAGTCTTTTTTACTAAAACTCCAGTCGTATCGACGCTTACACCAGTTGACGAAAGCCTGATAATAGCTGTCCTCATATACTCTTGTATAACCTAAAATACGTTTATCCAGTCGCTTTTTAATTCCATTGATAATGACATCCGGTGTAGCAAATTCCATATCAGCTACCCACATTCGGATAAATTCCTCATCTTTATAAGGGAAGATCATTGAGTCATCTGCTTTGAATATATAAGAGCGAAATCCATCGGTATTTAAGGCATTCGTATGACAGCGATCGATAATTTCATCAAAATTATACATAGTTATTCCTCCAGTGATTTTTGATAATAATCGATTCTATTTTAGAAACA
This genomic window from Actinobacillus porcitonsillarum contains:
- a CDS encoding amino acid permease, with amino-acid sequence MRNENISINNSKLQKIPFTMYDVGWVVLCIGMAIGAGIVFMPVQIGLKGIWVFIVAIALSYPAIYFLQDLYLKTLSRTEECEDYTNIISQYLGKNWGVALGAVYFLSLIMIFLSYSLAVIFDSASYIKTFGITEELLSDSPWYSLLVFSILVSIAAQGERLLFKVSGPMIIVKFSIILALGLLMIPHWNFDNITAFPEFLPFLRDVLLTLPFTLYSILFVQILNPMNIAYRKVETDKEIAAYRAVRVNRITYIILAIVVLFFAFSFTFSISHEQAVQAFEQNISALAIAAQVMSGNAIKIMSSVLNVFSIITAFLGIYLGVQESVKGIVTNLLSRVIPENKINKTILHYAVTICIILALWIWVSTKFSVLYLLQLAGPTYGIIACLIPVYLIYKVSNLSDLKGFRAWYVAFFGILLCVSPLFSLFE
- the lpcA gene encoding D-sedoheptulose 7-phosphate isomerase, with translation MYLDQIKAELQEAADVLDKFMHDEKNIQLIQDAALLIANSFKQGGKVLSCGNGGSHCDAMHFAEELTGRYRENRPGYPAIAISDVSHLSCVSNDFGYEYVFSRYIEAVGQKGDVLFGLSTSGNSKNVLNAIKAAKEKGMKVITMTGKDGGQMAGLADVEIRVPHFRYADRTQEIHIKVIHILMMLIEFEMAKVA
- a CDS encoding MalY/PatB family protein, whose amino-acid sequence is MYNFDEIIDRCHTNALNTDGFRSYIFKADDSMIFPYKDEEFIRMWVADMEFATPDVIINGIKKRLDKRILGYTRVYEDSYYQAFVNWCKRRYDWSFSKKDLVMSNGIIPALFELVDYICKDDEKVLFLTPSYAYFQYAADHSAKQAVYSDLINEEGFYRINFDDLEQKASDPKTTLLILCNPHNPSGRIWTQEELNKLAEIIQKYNLWVISDEIHCDLLRTGRKHIPLGKIMPDYERLITAMAPSKTFNMAGLMISNIIIRSETLKQIWLNRHYNFDNPLSIAAAQAAYEEGENWLIALQAYLDKNFEFVGEYLKQHLPKAKYQISEATYLGWIDLSAYFNPEEDLSMFFAHQAGVLLEGGNMFVRNSDGFIRLNLACPRSIVEEGMKRICEAVNNK
- a CDS encoding IS1182 family transposase, whose amino-acid sequence is MLKNPHSPQYELEMISLEQLVSKDHLVRKVAKAIDFEFIRDEVAHLYCQDNGRPAVDPVRLFKIMLLGYLFGIKSEHQLVKEIEVNVAYRWFLGMYLAEKVIDASILSQNRIRRFNGRDVFERIFTCIVWQSMEKGLVGGKYLFTDSIHLKAGANKNKKHNEKREVRVSRYIDMLNQDVAKVREEKGKKPLKASEKAAELKDTKVSHTDPESGYMHRDNKPKGFFYLDHRTVDGKCGIILDTFATAGNVNDSPPYIARLDATTQRFQFNPQAVGLDAGYFTAPIAESLARREIIGVFGYRRPTKGKNSLRKRDFKYDADKDCYTCPMGQPLIYSTTTREGYHTYKSNPAYCQTCPLRSQCTQNQKAERLITRHIYQVAMDNANAVRLSEQGKKLYKRRAETVERSFADAKQHHGHRYAHYRGLSKVQMQCFLAAMAQNIKKIALVLWFFLRFLWLSLYQYAVMVKKSTKLTA
- a CDS encoding sigma 54-interacting transcriptional regulator, yielding MSTQQSIFNQPFDQVLTQSPEMLAVIEQAKKFAPLNAPLLIQGETGTGKDLMAKACHQFSQRRDQKFIAVNCAGLPEDEAETEMFGHHGGGKESIGFFEYANGGTVLLDGIAELSLEMQAKLLRFMNDGSFRRVGADQEISVNVRVICTSQKPLEQLVAEGRVREDLYYRLNVLTLTLPPLRERLVDLPLLAEHFIEESCKQLGISKLEYDQDFLDALRHYHWAGNLRELYNTIYRACTLSHSYRLSPKDLNLPSQSSGSSVVSLPETGTLDELMAEYEAALLRKFYAEYPSTRKLAQRLGISHTAVANKLRVYGIGKPE